Proteins encoded by one window of Blautia faecicola:
- a CDS encoding LysM peptidoglycan-binding domain-containing protein → MIEVIYKEETDNTKENAECVKLPNNVRQIGEIKGQKKIYMEDYVYTFLKKIARNPHGDEVAAILFGSCHWTSQGDYIFIRSALQIRDLELSPEHIRFDDKVWGQVYEDSKKYFPEQEIVGWFAGFPGFNMEITEEIRKTHLDHFAGNDKVLFLMEPGEMEEAFYVYENNQLVRMPGHFIYYEKNDPMQAYMIDRSENKSIEETEHVPDRAVIDFRRAAREKKKETTEAEKAEKAKKHPVRNRWLAGACCAAAMLAVGLPYLNQYQNAKEAVQTGSQRVAVTSEAQKAVEEPLLSPTVTDEPEESLTPVPTQGNTQESLNPQANQEASEESSTPTLQPSAEKEEKKEEQQAAADIKTITYTIQRGDTLTSICQKRYGTISRIDEICQLNGISPEDIIYAGGKLLLPES, encoded by the coding sequence ATGATCGAAGTCATCTATAAAGAAGAAACCGATAACACAAAGGAAAATGCAGAATGTGTGAAACTGCCAAACAACGTAAGACAAATCGGAGAGATCAAAGGGCAGAAAAAAATATATATGGAAGACTATGTCTACACCTTTTTGAAAAAGATCGCGCGGAATCCCCACGGAGATGAGGTGGCGGCGATTCTGTTCGGTTCCTGCCACTGGACCAGCCAGGGCGATTATATTTTTATCCGAAGCGCCCTGCAGATCCGGGATCTGGAACTTTCGCCGGAACATATCCGGTTTGACGATAAAGTCTGGGGACAGGTGTATGAGGACAGCAAAAAATATTTCCCGGAGCAGGAGATCGTCGGCTGGTTTGCTGGATTTCCCGGATTTAACATGGAGATCACCGAAGAGATCCGAAAGACGCATCTGGATCATTTTGCAGGAAATGACAAAGTGCTGTTTCTGATGGAACCGGGGGAGATGGAAGAGGCTTTTTATGTCTATGAAAATAATCAGCTGGTGCGGATGCCGGGACATTTTATCTATTATGAAAAAAATGATCCGATGCAGGCGTATATGATCGACAGGAGTGAAAATAAATCCATCGAGGAGACCGAACATGTGCCGGACCGTGCGGTGATTGATTTTCGGAGAGCGGCGCGGGAGAAGAAAAAAGAGACAACGGAAGCGGAGAAAGCAGAGAAGGCGAAGAAACATCCGGTGCGAAATCGCTGGCTGGCAGGAGCCTGTTGTGCGGCTGCGATGCTTGCGGTGGGACTGCCCTATCTGAACCAGTATCAGAACGCGAAGGAGGCGGTGCAGACGGGAAGCCAGCGTGTTGCAGTGACCAGCGAAGCACAGAAGGCTGTCGAAGAGCCGCTTCTTTCCCCGACAGTGACGGATGAGCCGGAGGAGAGTCTGACACCGGTTCCGACACAGGGAAACACACAGGAGAGTCTGAATCCGCAGGCGAACCAGGAAGCTTCAGAAGAAAGCAGTACACCAACGTTGCAGCCCTCAGCAGAAAAAGAAGAAAAAAAGGAAGAACAGCAGGCAGCAGCCGATATTAAGACCATTACCTATACGATCCAGAGAGGGGATACGCTCACAAGTATCTGCCAGAAACGCTATGGAACGATCAGCCGGATCGATGAGATCTGCCAGCTGAACGGAATTTCCCCGGAGGATATCATTTATGCAGGGGGGAAACTCCTGTTACCGGAGTCATAA
- the dnaX gene encoding DNA polymerase III subunit gamma/tau — MSYTALYRKFRPDTFEDVKGQDHIVTTLKNQIRADRIGHAFLFCGTRGTGKTTVAKILAKAVNCEQPVDGSPCNECPTCKAIQAGTSMNVIEIDAASNNGVDNIREIREEVTYRPTQGKYKVYIIDEVHMLSAGAFNALLKTLEEPPSYVIFILATTESHKIPVTIQSRCQRYDFHRISIDTIAGRLRELMEKEQIPVEEKALRYVAKAGDGSMRDALSLLDQCIAFYLGQELTFDKVLEVLGTVDTEVFSKLLRKVLEQDVTSCIHILEDLLVNGKELGQFVNDFTWYLRNLLLVKTSEDAEEVLDVSSENLKALQEESQLIDTDTLMRYIRVLSELSNNLRNATQKRVLVEVGLIKLCKPAMETNLDSVLDRLRVLEEQMEKGIPMAAVQPLPGYAGRNDGSPAQPTQAVPSAPEKKPEKAAPEDLQRIKENWKSIVMQTQGMFKTFLTTAVPKYNGNTGENKLYVEFSNDLAQTCVDDPDKKQLLESLILQMTGKTVEVEMLLKKTNMHQDLAEISVDDILKQTVHMDIVVEEEPDDE, encoded by the coding sequence ATGAGCTATACCGCTCTATATCGTAAGTTCCGTCCGGACACCTTCGAGGATGTCAAAGGGCAGGATCATATTGTAACAACATTAAAAAATCAGATTCGTGCGGACCGTATCGGTCACGCATTTTTGTTCTGTGGAACCCGTGGAACCGGTAAGACGACCGTGGCAAAGATCCTTGCGAAAGCGGTCAACTGTGAGCAGCCGGTGGATGGAAGTCCCTGTAACGAATGTCCGACCTGTAAAGCGATCCAGGCGGGAACATCCATGAACGTGATCGAGATCGATGCGGCATCCAACAACGGTGTCGACAACATCCGTGAGATCCGGGAGGAGGTTACCTACCGTCCGACACAGGGAAAATACAAGGTGTATATCATCGATGAGGTGCATATGCTGTCAGCAGGTGCATTTAACGCACTGTTAAAGACACTGGAGGAACCGCCGTCTTACGTCATCTTTATTCTGGCGACGACCGAATCCCACAAGATCCCGGTAACGATCCAGTCTCGGTGTCAGCGGTACGATTTTCACCGTATTTCCATCGACACGATCGCCGGACGGCTGCGGGAACTGATGGAGAAAGAACAGATTCCGGTGGAGGAGAAAGCACTTCGCTATGTGGCGAAGGCGGGAGACGGTTCCATGCGAGACGCGTTGAGTCTTCTGGATCAGTGCATCGCCTTCTATCTGGGACAGGAACTGACCTTTGATAAGGTGCTGGAAGTGTTGGGAACCGTGGATACGGAAGTGTTCAGCAAACTGCTCCGCAAAGTGCTGGAACAGGATGTCACAAGCTGCATCCATATCCTGGAAGATCTTCTGGTCAATGGAAAAGAACTGGGACAGTTTGTCAATGACTTTACCTGGTATCTGCGAAATCTTCTGCTGGTCAAGACCTCCGAAGACGCGGAAGAAGTCCTGGATGTATCTTCGGAAAATCTGAAAGCGCTGCAGGAAGAAAGCCAGCTGATCGATACCGATACACTGATGCGCTATATCCGTGTATTATCCGAACTTTCCAACAATCTGCGAAATGCCACACAGAAGCGGGTGCTGGTGGAAGTGGGATTGATCAAATTATGTAAACCTGCAATGGAAACGAACCTGGATTCTGTCCTGGACCGTCTCCGGGTGCTGGAAGAACAGATGGAAAAAGGAATTCCGATGGCGGCAGTTCAGCCACTTCCGGGTTATGCTGGAAGGAACGATGGCAGTCCGGCACAGCCAACGCAGGCAGTTCCGTCCGCACCGGAAAAGAAACCGGAGAAAGCGGCTCCGGAGGATCTTCAGCGGATCAAGGAAAACTGGAAAAGTATCGTGATGCAGACACAGGGAATGTTCAAGACATTTTTAACAACTGCCGTGCCGAAATATAACGGCAATACCGGGGAGAATAAATTATATGTGGAATTCTCGAATGATCTGGCGCAGACCTGTGTGGACGATCCGGACAAAAAGCAGTTACTCGAGAGTCTGATTTTGCAAATGACGGGGAAAACCGTGGAAGTGGAGATGCTTTTAAAGAAAACAAATATGCATCAGGACTTGGCAGAAATCTCCGTTGATGATATATTAAAACAGACGGTTCACATGGATATCGTGGTAGAAGAAGAACCGGACGATGAATAA
- a CDS encoding HDIG domain-containing metalloprotein: MPEKMSGKRAKDSRENLRRKRREHTKENLEFYECIRDIVGHPAVLEMKKFYQHCDTDCYEHCLDVAYNNYKICKKLGLDARSAARGGMLHDLFLYDWREHRKETGDRLHAITHPITAYRNACKYFHLNKVEKEVITKHMWPVSVIPPRYPETYVICLTDKYCGSREIMNHYAKIIQNKYWGKPFAWFLKQIFAKVPRADLLQEMLPELVSMERAASPESSFAQQRSRRSSRWNHPSGRRPRRS; this comes from the coding sequence ATGCCAGAAAAAATGTCAGGAAAACGGGCAAAAGATTCACGGGAGAATCTCAGAAGAAAACGGAGAGAGCACACGAAAGAAAATCTGGAGTTTTATGAGTGCATCCGTGATATCGTCGGTCATCCGGCAGTATTGGAGATGAAAAAATTTTATCAGCACTGTGATACGGACTGCTACGAGCATTGTCTGGATGTAGCGTATAACAATTATAAAATCTGCAAAAAATTAGGTCTGGATGCCCGTTCCGCGGCGCGAGGCGGCATGCTCCACGATCTGTTCCTGTATGACTGGAGAGAACACCGGAAAGAGACGGGTGACCGGCTGCACGCCATCACCCATCCGATCACTGCCTATCGGAATGCCTGCAAATATTTTCATCTAAACAAGGTGGAAAAAGAAGTGATCACCAAACATATGTGGCCGGTATCCGTGATCCCGCCAAGATATCCGGAAACGTATGTGATCTGTCTGACAGACAAATACTGTGGCTCACGGGAGATCATGAATCATTATGCAAAAATAATACAGAATAAATACTGGGGCAAACCATTTGCCTGGTTTTTAAAACAGATCTTTGCGAAAGTGCCCCGGGCAGATCTGCTTCAGGAGATGCTGCCGGAACTGGTTTCGATGGAGAGGGCTGCAAGTCCGGAATCCTCTTTCGCCCAGCAGAGATCCCGCCGTTCTTCCCGGTGGAACCATCCGTCAGGAAGAAGACCGCGCCGCTCATAG
- a CDS encoding YbaB/EbfC family nucleoid-associated protein yields the protein MAKRGGFPGGMGMPGNMNNLMKQAQKMQKQMEENQKALEEKEFTAAAGGGAVEVTVSGKKEVTKVKLAEEVVDPDDVEMLEDLIMAATNEALRKMEAETQAVMSKLTGGLGGGFPF from the coding sequence GTGGCAAAACGTGGTGGATTTCCAGGCGGCATGGGTATGCCTGGTAATATGAATAATCTGATGAAACAGGCGCAGAAGATGCAGAAACAGATGGAAGAGAACCAGAAAGCGCTGGAAGAGAAAGAATTTACGGCAGCAGCAGGCGGCGGAGCCGTAGAAGTAACCGTAAGCGGTAAAAAAGAAGTGACCAAAGTCAAACTGGCAGAAGAAGTCGTAGATCCGGATGACGTAGAAATGTTAGAGGATCTGATCATGGCAGCCACCAACGAGGCACTCCGCAAGATGGAAGCTGAGACACAGGCTGTGATGTCCAAACTGACCGGTGGTCTGGGTGGAGGATTCCCGTTCTAA
- a CDS encoding transketolase family protein, producing MSEVKKIATRESYGNALVELGKEHEDLVVLDADLAAATKTGMFKKVFPERHIDCGIAECNMIGIAAGLSTAGKVPFASSFAMFAAGRAFEQVRNSVGYPHLNVKIGATHAGISVGEDGATHQCNEDIALMRTIPGMVVINPSDDVEARAAVKAAYEYQGPVYLRFGRLAVPVINDRPDYKFEIGKGVTLREGKDVAIIATGLCVNSALEAAEKLAADGIEAKVVNIHTIKPLDEELVVAAAKECGKVVTVEEHSVIGGLGSAVCDVLCEKAPTPVLKIGVQDVFGESGPAVKLLEKYKLDGQGVYEQVKAYIQ from the coding sequence ATGTCAGAAGTAAAGAAAATTGCAACCAGAGAAAGTTATGGTAACGCCCTGGTAGAACTGGGAAAAGAGCACGAAGACCTGGTAGTTCTGGATGCAGACCTGGCAGCTGCCACCAAAACCGGTATGTTTAAGAAAGTATTTCCGGAACGCCATATTGACTGTGGTATCGCTGAGTGTAATATGATCGGTATCGCAGCAGGTCTTTCCACCGCAGGAAAAGTTCCGTTTGCAAGTTCTTTTGCAATGTTTGCAGCAGGACGTGCTTTTGAACAGGTAAGAAACTCTGTAGGATATCCGCACCTGAACGTAAAGATCGGTGCAACACACGCCGGTATTTCCGTAGGAGAAGACGGTGCAACGCATCAGTGTAACGAAGATATCGCCCTGATGCGTACCATCCCGGGCATGGTTGTCATCAACCCGTCCGATGATGTGGAAGCAAGAGCAGCTGTAAAAGCAGCATACGAATATCAGGGACCGGTATACCTGCGTTTCGGTCGTCTGGCAGTGCCGGTGATCAATGACCGTCCGGATTACAAATTCGAGATCGGAAAAGGTGTTACCCTGAGAGAAGGAAAAGACGTGGCAATCATCGCTACCGGTCTGTGTGTAAACTCTGCACTGGAAGCAGCTGAAAAACTGGCAGCTGACGGTATCGAGGCGAAAGTAGTCAACATCCATACCATCAAACCTCTGGATGAGGAACTGGTTGTTGCAGCAGCAAAAGAATGCGGTAAAGTAGTTACCGTAGAAGAACATTCCGTAATCGGCGGTCTGGGAAGCGCAGTATGCGACGTACTGTGCGAGAAAGCTCCGACTCCGGTACTGAAGATCGGTGTGCAGGATGTATTCGGCGAGTCCGGTCCGGCAGTAAAACTTCTGGAAAAATACAAACTGGACGGACAGGGTGTATACGAGCAGGTAAAAGCGTATATCCAGTAA
- a CDS encoding LacI family DNA-binding transcriptional regulator: MAKKKATSMDVAREAGVSQATVSMILNKKYNVSFSKETIRQVTEAAERLDYHLPKQRIRRSAKSRKLLVVFCPTLTNPYYVMLLQGIEAMAKEYGYGVFVCNTQRDLKIEENYLRMMREVQPLGIIYACNPSFSRQVAELSREIPVVVISNRDDEFSIDAVALNNQKPGILMARHLLELGHRDVAFIAPPLTARQHQRQKRVGGFLMEFEKAGLSDYVLVCSAADSKDTEIPNIESEYRMGYDLTVELLREDCPITAIAALNDMMAFGAMDALLERQYRIPGDISVVGCDNTLFSRFHTIGLTTVEHFVDQKGRDACDIILRKIESQKSYRKGDEPTSIYHIEYEPRLIVRGSTGYAPDESHREKKKK; this comes from the coding sequence ATGGCAAAGAAGAAAGCAACTTCTATGGATGTGGCCCGGGAAGCAGGAGTTTCCCAGGCCACTGTTTCTATGATATTAAATAAAAAATATAACGTATCTTTTTCCAAAGAGACGATCCGTCAGGTGACGGAGGCGGCGGAAAGGCTGGATTATCATCTGCCCAAACAGCGGATCCGCCGGTCGGCAAAGAGCAGAAAACTTCTGGTCGTGTTCTGTCCAACGCTGACGAACCCCTATTATGTCATGCTGTTGCAGGGCATCGAAGCCATGGCAAAGGAATACGGATACGGCGTGTTTGTCTGCAACACCCAGAGGGATCTGAAGATCGAAGAGAATTATCTGCGGATGATGCGGGAAGTGCAGCCGCTGGGGATTATTTACGCCTGCAATCCGAGTTTCAGCCGACAGGTGGCAGAACTCTCCCGGGAGATTCCGGTGGTAGTCATCAGTAACCGTGACGATGAATTTTCCATTGATGCGGTAGCTCTGAACAATCAGAAACCGGGGATCCTGATGGCGCGTCATCTGCTCGAACTTGGACACCGGGATGTGGCATTTATCGCACCGCCGCTGACGGCGCGGCAGCATCAGCGACAGAAACGTGTGGGCGGTTTTCTGATGGAGTTTGAAAAGGCGGGACTTTCGGATTATGTGCTGGTGTGCTCCGCGGCAGACAGCAAAGATACGGAGATTCCGAATATTGAATCGGAGTACCGGATGGGATACGATCTGACCGTGGAACTGCTCCGGGAAGACTGTCCGATCACAGCGATCGCGGCACTGAATGATATGATGGCATTTGGGGCAATGGATGCCCTTCTCGAGCGTCAGTACCGGATCCCGGGGGATATCTCGGTGGTTGGATGCGACAACACCCTGTTTTCCCGGTTCCACACGATCGGACTCACAACGGTGGAACATTTCGTGGATCAGAAAGGGCGGGATGCCTGTGACATTATCCTTCGAAAGATCGAATCGCAGAAGAGTTACCGCAAGGGAGACGAGCCTACCAGTATTTACCATATCGAGTATGAACCGCGTCTGATCGTCCGCGGAAGCACCGGATATGCGCCGGATGAGAGCCACCGCGAAAAAAAGAAAAAATAA
- a CDS encoding 6-phosphofructokinase translates to MKRIGLLTSGGDCQALNATMRGVVKGLSHNIDDLEVYGFMNGYKGLIYGDYRMLTAKDFSGILTRGGTILGTSRQPFKLMRTPDANGLDKVEAMKQNYHKLNLDCLVILGGNGTQKTANLLREEGLNIIHLPKTIDNDIWGTDMTFGFYSAVNIATEAIDCIHTTASSHNRVFIVEVMGHKVGWLTLYAGIASGADVILIPEIPYNIDKVVEAIERRKRNGSGFTILAVAEGAISKEDAQLGKKELKKKMEEDKKLYPSVSYKVAKEIEDRTGMEIRVTVPGHTQRGGSPCPYDRVLSTRLGSAAAKLILNDEYGYMVGLVNGKTKKVPLEECAGKLKVVTPDAQEIKDAKRIGISFGD, encoded by the coding sequence ATGAAGAGAATTGGTTTACTGACAAGCGGCGGAGACTGCCAGGCTCTGAACGCGACCATGCGAGGCGTAGTAAAAGGACTTTCCCACAATATCGATGACCTGGAAGTCTATGGATTCATGAACGGATATAAAGGTCTGATCTACGGAGATTATCGAATGCTGACAGCAAAAGATTTTTCCGGTATTCTGACCCGCGGCGGCACGATCCTCGGTACATCCCGTCAGCCATTCAAACTGATGCGTACCCCGGATGCCAACGGACTGGACAAAGTAGAAGCGATGAAACAGAACTATCATAAACTGAATCTGGACTGCCTGGTAATCCTTGGCGGTAACGGAACCCAGAAGACCGCCAACCTGTTAAGAGAAGAAGGACTGAATATCATCCACCTGCCAAAGACGATCGATAACGATATCTGGGGTACAGACATGACCTTCGGTTTCTACAGCGCAGTGAATATCGCGACAGAAGCGATCGACTGCATCCATACAACCGCATCCTCCCACAACCGTGTATTTATCGTGGAAGTTATGGGACATAAGGTAGGCTGGCTGACTCTGTACGCAGGAATTGCCAGCGGTGCAGACGTTATTCTGATTCCGGAGATTCCGTATAATATCGACAAAGTAGTGGAGGCCATCGAGAGAAGAAAGAGAAACGGAAGCGGATTTACGATTCTGGCAGTAGCAGAAGGTGCGATCTCCAAAGAGGACGCGCAGCTTGGCAAAAAAGAACTGAAAAAGAAAATGGAAGAAGATAAGAAACTTTACCCGTCCGTTTCCTATAAAGTGGCAAAAGAGATCGAAGACCGCACCGGTATGGAGATACGTGTAACGGTTCCGGGACATACCCAGAGAGGTGGAAGCCCGTGTCCATACGACCGTGTACTGTCCACAAGACTTGGTTCTGCGGCAGCAAAACTGATCCTGAACGATGAGTACGGCTACATGGTAGGTCTGGTCAACGGAAAGACCAAAAAAGTGCCGCTGGAAGAGTGTGCAGGAAAACTGAAAGTGGTAACACCGGATGCACAGGAGATCAAAGATGCCAAGAGAATCGGCATCAGCTTCGGTGACTGA
- the fsa gene encoding fructose-6-phosphate aldolase, producing MRFFIDTAKVEDIKKANDMGVICGVTTNPSLIAKEGRDFKEVIKEITSIVDGPISGEVKATTVDAEGMIAEGREIAAIHPNMVVKIPMTVEGLKACKVLTAEGIKTNVTLIFTANQALLAARAGATYVSPFLGRLDDISTRGVDLIREIAEIFEVAGLDTQIIAASVRNPIHVTDCALAGADIATVPYAVIEQMTKHPLTDAGIKKFQDDYRAVFGE from the coding sequence ATGAGATTTTTCATCGATACCGCGAAAGTAGAAGACATCAAAAAAGCAAATGATATGGGCGTGATCTGTGGTGTTACCACCAACCCGTCCCTGATCGCAAAAGAGGGAAGAGACTTTAAAGAAGTCATCAAAGAGATCACTTCTATCGTAGACGGACCGATCAGCGGTGAAGTAAAAGCAACGACTGTAGACGCAGAAGGCATGATCGCGGAAGGAAGAGAGATCGCAGCAATCCATCCGAACATGGTTGTAAAAATCCCTATGACAGTAGAAGGTCTGAAAGCCTGCAAAGTGCTGACAGCAGAAGGCATCAAGACAAACGTAACACTGATCTTTACTGCAAACCAGGCACTGCTGGCCGCAAGAGCAGGTGCAACCTATGTTTCTCCGTTCCTGGGAAGACTGGATGATATTTCCACAAGAGGTGTGGATCTGATCCGTGAGATCGCTGAGATTTTCGAGGTAGCAGGTCTGGACACACAGATCATCGCAGCAAGCGTAAGAAATCCGATCCATGTAACCGACTGTGCACTGGCAGGTGCTGATATCGCAACCGTTCCATACGCAGTCATTGAACAGATGACAAAACATCCGCTGACCGATGCCGGAATCAAAAAATTCCAGGATGATTACAGAGCAGTATTCGGCGAATAA
- the tadA gene encoding tRNA adenosine(34) deaminase TadA: MIDEKKTDERFMREAIRQARKAGALMEVPIGCVIVYEGKIIARGYNRRNTDKNTISHAEMNAIRKASKKLGDWRLEGCTMYITLEPCQMCAGAIVQARVSRVVIGSMNPKAGCAGSILNLLEMEQFNHQVEVTRGVLQEECSQMLSGFFKELREIKKRQKRVLTEEKQGSIMNSESADS; encoded by the coding sequence ATGATAGATGAAAAGAAAACAGATGAACGGTTTATGCGGGAGGCGATCCGACAGGCACGAAAAGCAGGTGCGCTGATGGAAGTGCCGATCGGGTGTGTGATCGTTTATGAAGGAAAGATTATTGCAAGAGGATACAACCGGAGAAATACGGATAAAAATACGATTTCCCATGCGGAGATGAATGCGATCCGAAAGGCAAGTAAAAAGCTGGGCGACTGGAGGCTGGAAGGATGTACGATGTATATCACCCTGGAGCCGTGCCAGATGTGCGCCGGAGCTATTGTCCAGGCGAGAGTTAGCCGGGTGGTGATCGGAAGCATGAACCCGAAAGCGGGATGCGCCGGATCGATTCTGAACCTTCTGGAGATGGAACAGTTCAATCATCAGGTAGAGGTTACCCGTGGCGTTTTACAGGAAGAGTGCTCCCAGATGCTCAGTGGATTCTTCAAAGAACTGCGTGAAATTAAGAAGCGGCAAAAACGGGTATTGACGGAAGAAAAACAAGGAAGTATAATGAATAGCGAATCTGCTGATTCGTAA
- a CDS encoding transketolase produces the protein MNKLELQKVANEVRKGIVTSVHAAKAGHPGGSLSAADIFTYLYFEEMNVDPKDPEKADRDRFVLSKGHTAPGLYSALALKGYFPVEDLETLRHLGSYLQGHPDMKHIPGVDMSSGSLGQGISAAVGMAIAGKMDNADYRVYTLLGDGEIQEGQVWEASMMAGFRKLDNLVVIVDNNNLQIDGAIDEVCSPYPIDKKFEAFNFHVINIDGNDFDQIDAAFKEARATKGMPTAIIAHTVKGKGVSFMENQIGWHGTAPNDEQYAVAMEDLKKVGEALCQK, from the coding sequence ATGAACAAACTGGAGCTTCAGAAAGTAGCAAATGAAGTCCGCAAAGGAATCGTAACCTCAGTTCATGCTGCAAAAGCAGGACATCCGGGCGGATCTTTATCAGCAGCAGATATTTTCACATACTTGTATTTTGAAGAGATGAACGTGGATCCGAAAGATCCGGAAAAAGCAGATCGTGACCGCTTTGTATTGTCCAAAGGACATACAGCGCCAGGTCTTTACAGCGCACTTGCACTGAAAGGATATTTCCCGGTAGAAGATCTGGAAACCTTACGTCATCTGGGATCTTACCTGCAGGGACATCCGGATATGAAACATATCCCGGGCGTAGATATGTCCAGCGGTTCTCTGGGACAGGGAATCTCCGCAGCAGTAGGTATGGCGATCGCGGGCAAGATGGACAATGCCGATTATCGTGTATACACACTGTTAGGTGACGGTGAGATTCAGGAAGGACAGGTATGGGAAGCTTCCATGATGGCAGGATTCCGCAAACTGGATAACCTGGTAGTGATCGTAGATAATAATAATCTGCAGATCGACGGAGCAATCGATGAAGTTTGTTCTCCATATCCGATTGATAAAAAATTCGAAGCATTTAACTTCCATGTAATCAACATCGACGGTAACGATTTTGACCAGATCGATGCAGCATTCAAAGAAGCAAGAGCAACCAAAGGAATGCCGACAGCAATCATCGCTCACACCGTAAAAGGTAAAGGCGTATCCTTCATGGAAAATCAGATAGGCTGGCATGGAACCGCTCCGAACGACGAGCAGTATGCAGTAGCAATGGAAGATCTGAAAAAGGTAGGTGAAGCATTATGTCAGAAGTAA
- the recR gene encoding recombination mediator RecR — translation MEYYSSHISKLIEQLSRLPGIGAKSAQRLAFHIINMPQDQVEQLAGAMTSARSNVRYCKECFTLTDQELCPICANPKRNHKQIMVVENTRDLAAYEKTGKYEGVYHVLHGAISPMLGIGPGDIRLKELMLRLQKDVDEVIIATNSSLEGETTAMYISKLIKPTGIKVSRIASGVPVGGDLEYIDEVTLLRALEGRVEL, via the coding sequence ATGGAATACTACAGCAGTCATATCAGCAAGTTAATTGAACAGCTGTCAAGGCTTCCGGGCATCGGCGCAAAATCAGCCCAGCGTCTGGCATTTCACATCATCAACATGCCGCAGGATCAGGTAGAGCAGCTTGCGGGTGCGATGACCAGCGCGAGATCGAATGTCAGATACTGCAAAGAATGTTTCACGCTGACCGATCAGGAACTGTGCCCGATCTGTGCCAATCCGAAGCGGAACCATAAGCAGATCATGGTTGTGGAAAATACAAGAGATCTGGCAGCTTATGAAAAAACCGGCAAATACGAGGGCGTGTATCATGTCCTCCATGGAGCCATCTCCCCGATGCTGGGGATCGGTCCGGGAGATATCCGGTTAAAAGAGCTGATGCTGCGTCTGCAAAAAGATGTGGATGAAGTGATCATTGCCACCAATTCCAGTCTGGAAGGGGAGACGACAGCCATGTATATCAGCAAACTGATCAAACCTACCGGTATCAAAGTGAGCCGTATCGCAAGCGGCGTTCCGGTCGGCGGTGATCTGGAGTACATCGATGAAGTAACACTACTGCGTGCGCTGGAAGGACGCGTAGAATTATAA